TTATCCGTGTTAGTCAATGGCTGAATAGTTACGGTTTGGTAAGATACCTACTATCTATTTGCAGTATAACGATTGAGCTCAGCCGCCGAGCATAAGCGAGGTCGGCTGCAGCGATTGGTCAGTCGAAGTCTACCTTTTTCTACAACCTTTTGTTCACGAACCAAGGGTGTCTTTTGTTTCTTCAGTATTCTGCACTTATCGCAAATAAGTTTATTTGGACAACCCGTATCGGCTCCACAGCTTAAACAAGAAAATACTTTCTCTTTAACTTCCACCGATTATCACCTCCTGGGGCTGACAGAGGAAAATCTTATTTAGATTAACTGTTTTGTTTACCTCGTTCACCGCAACCATAATCTCAAGACTCACAATATGTTCAAAGTTATAGCTTACTAATGCATCAGCTTTCCATAAGGTTGCAATGGCAATATGAAGAGCATCTGCTTTAAAATCAGAAGGTACAATTTTCTTGTCGCAGTATGTTTGTGCAAGTTCATCTGCTTGTTTCCTTAAACGAATCGGGACCCTTTTTAATTTTGCTTCCTCAAACCTTTTGCCATAATCTCTTAGCAATATGCTCTGGTGCAGCTTCGATCTCTTGCTCACTAATCCAAGAATAAGCTCCGATAAACCTTCCATCAGCAATTTGCTGCAAAAGCAAGTTGGCTTCAGCAAAGCGAGTGGGATTACCGCGATTCAATGACCAACCTAATATTGACGAATCAAGATATAATCGTAACTTTCTCATATAGACTAATCTCCCTTCAATCTCGGCTAACGACTGAGTTCAGCGGCGGCGGGAAGAATTACCACTAAACTTTATAAGTAAGACAAAACTCTGATAAACTACAAACTTTTGAAAAGCAGTTAGCCCCCGCCGTCCGCTGCAACGATTTGTTAGGAAAAAGTTCCACTTCACCGTCTTTTTCTTCTTATTTCTCTATTCCATAATTAATGTCTGCCCCAATCCTTATGCAATTGTTGAGCACTCACTACCTCTTGAATAAATCTGAGTGAGTACCTGTCCGCTCAAAAACAATTGTATTTCCCTGAATCTTGTATATCAACAACCAGTCCGATTCTATGTGGCACTCTCGCCGATCCACATAATCTCCGATAAGTTTGTGGTCTCGGTGTATCGGATCCAATTGTTCACCGTCAAGCAGACATCGGACAATCATTTTTAATTTCTCCATGTTCTTTCGGCGATTCTGGGCGAGTTTAATATCTTTAGAGAACTGCTTCGTGTAGACAGGCGTATACATCATATCCCCAATTTCCGGAACATGTCTTTTGCATCTTTACAGAGAATTACATCACGCCCGGCATCTGTTGCCTCAAACGTCCTTTGCGTTGTCTTGTTTGGAATTGCAACGTCAAAGGGCAGTCCTTTCCGAAGAACCACCTGCTTGTAGAAGATGGCTATCGCCTGAGTTGTTGAAACACCAAGACGGCGGAAGATGCTTTCAGCGTGTTCCTTTAGATCAGATTCTACTCTAGCATAGATGACAGCGTTCTTGCTCATCATATTTACTCCTTTCACACCAATAATTATAGTACAAATGAGTTGCAGTTGTCAATTGCTTTTGTTGCCTAACGATAGAGTTCAGGTGCGGCGGGGAGAATTACCACAAAAGTTTGATAGCAAGATAAAACTTTGAGAGACCACAAAACTCTGACCACGGCACAGTCCCCCGCCGTCAACTGCAACGCAGGGTTA
The nucleotide sequence above comes from bacterium. Encoded proteins:
- a CDS encoding type II toxin-antitoxin system YafQ family toxin produces the protein MMYTPVYTKQFSKDIKLAQNRRKNMEKLKMIVRCLLDGEQLDPIHRDHKLIGDYVDRRECHIESDWLLIYKIQGNTIVFERTGTHSDLFKR
- a CDS encoding type II toxin-antitoxin system RelB/DinJ family antitoxin, producing the protein MMSKNAVIYARVESDLKEHAESIFRRLGVSTTQAIAIFYKQVVLRKGLPFDVAIPNKTTQRTFEATDAGRDVILCKDAKDMFRKLGI